A single Lynx canadensis isolate LIC74 chromosome D2, mLynCan4.pri.v2, whole genome shotgun sequence DNA region contains:
- the NKX6-2 gene encoding homeobox protein Nkx-6.2 — MDANRPGAFVLSSAPLAALHNMAEMKTSLFPYALQGPAGFKAPALGGLGAQLPLGTPHGISDILGRPVGAAGGGLLGGLPRLNGLASSAGVYFGPAAVARGYPKPLAELPGRPPIFWPGVVQGSPWRDPRLAGPAQAGGVLDKDGKKKHSRPTFSGQQIFALEKTFEQTKYLAGPERARLAYSLGMTESQVKVWFQNRRTKWRKRHAAEMASAKKKQDSDAEKLKVGGSDAEDDDEYNRPLDPNSDDEKITRLLKKHKPANLALVSPCGGGAGDAL; from the exons atGGACGCTAACCGCCCGGGCGCGTTCGTGCTGAGCAGCGCGCCCCTGGCCGCGCTGCACAACATGGCCGAGATGAAGACGTCGCTGTTCCCGTACGCGCTGCAGGGCCCGGCCGGCTTCAAGGCGCCCGCGCTGGGCGGCCTGGGCGCGCAGCTGCCGCTCGGCACCCCTCACGGCATCAGCGACATCCTGGGGCGGCCGGTgggcgcggcgggcggcggcCTCCTGGGCGGCCTGCCCCGTCTCAACGGGCTCGCGTCGTCGGCCGGCGTCTACTTCGGGCCCGCGGCCGTGGCGCGCGGCTACCCCAAGCCGCTGGCCGAGCTGCCGGGGCGCCCGCCCATCTTCTGGCCTGGCGTGGTGCAGGGCTCGCCCTGGAGGGACCCGCGCCTGGCCGGCCCGG CCCAGGCCGGCGGGGTCCTGGACAAGGACGGCAAGAAGAAGCACTCGCGGCCCACCTTCTCGGGCCAGCAGATCTTCGCGCTGGAGAAGACCTTCGAGCAGACCAAGTACCTGGCGGGCCCGGAGCGCGCGCGCCTCGCCTACTCCCTGGGCATGACCGAGAGCCAGGTCAAG GTGTGGTTCCAGAACCGCCGGACCAAGTGGCGCAAGCGGCACGCGGCGGAGATGGCGTCGGCCAAGAAGAAGCAGGACTCGGACGCCGAGAAGCTGAAGGTGGGCGGCTCAGACGCGGAGGACGACGACGAGTACAACCGGCCCCTGGACCCCAACTCGGACGACGAGAAGATCACGCGGCTGCTCAAGAAGCACAAACCCGCGAACTTGGCGCTGGTCAGCCCgtgcggcggcggcgcgggggaCGCCTTGTGA